The following coding sequences are from one Pseudonocardia sp. EC080619-01 window:
- a CDS encoding alpha/beta hydrolase, translating to MSTREDGPATGPAPERGGPLALPAAGLRLAAALTARPMVLLRRGGGWIAELGRVGLGRGAAVPGDDAPGTGWPADPVRRRAAQALLATTGALSGLLDDAAGGPDLPLPPADAERLRASLAGLTRLMLPGAPAPAPVPGPPAGHAAPEAGPGDDGSADRVFTDPVPGGPRVPFDTGAREARDGPVHGRDVAAAPGAVVLRTPMFELLQYLPTTERVHDTPVLVVPPLVHRYWLADLAPGFSLVEHLLGRGLQVFALSWRPAGPADAGRDLDAHAAAVLDALEACTRITRAPRVSLLGVRTGGLLAAAVQAHQAAIGLADRVAAVGYLATVLDQSEALPGFRPDPGTVRSAAEQAARVGVLDGASAVEAWAWRRGPERVLPWAVPDAEHEGPTELHGRAARAMRAWAGDLLPLPASLHADLLALATAGDDGIRVLGTPVHPAELRRDGYLVAAADDPVQPWTGGFRTARMLGGSCRLVLAPGDQAGALVAPPRTATSFRAGSCGDGDGAPEGWLAAAEWIEGSWWDDLADWLGDRSGVLRDAPPELGGRRLRPLFPAPGTYLTADPEVPARP from the coding sequence ATGAGCACGCGCGAGGACGGCCCGGCGACCGGCCCCGCCCCGGAGCGGGGCGGACCGCTCGCCCTGCCCGCCGCGGGGCTGCGGCTGGCGGCCGCGCTGACGGCCCGTCCGATGGTCCTGCTGCGCCGCGGCGGCGGCTGGATCGCCGAGCTCGGCCGGGTCGGTCTCGGCCGGGGCGCCGCGGTCCCGGGCGACGACGCCCCCGGCACCGGGTGGCCGGCCGACCCGGTCCGGCGCCGGGCCGCGCAGGCCCTCCTGGCCACCACCGGGGCCCTGTCCGGCCTGCTCGACGACGCCGCGGGCGGCCCCGACCTCCCTCTCCCGCCCGCCGACGCCGAGCGGCTCCGCGCGAGCCTGGCCGGCCTGACCCGGCTGATGCTGCCCGGGGCCCCGGCACCCGCTCCCGTCCCGGGACCGCCGGCCGGACACGCGGCGCCGGAGGCGGGGCCCGGTGACGACGGGTCCGCCGACCGGGTCTTCACCGACCCGGTCCCCGGTGGCCCCCGGGTCCCCTTCGACACCGGCGCCCGGGAGGCCCGCGACGGCCCGGTGCACGGCCGGGACGTCGCGGCCGCACCCGGGGCGGTCGTCCTGCGCACGCCGATGTTCGAGCTCCTGCAGTACCTGCCGACGACCGAGCGGGTGCACGACACCCCGGTGCTCGTCGTCCCGCCGCTGGTGCACCGCTACTGGCTGGCCGACCTCGCCCCCGGCTTCTCCCTCGTCGAGCACCTGCTCGGGCGGGGGCTGCAGGTCTTCGCGCTGTCCTGGCGCCCGGCGGGACCGGCCGACGCCGGCCGGGACCTCGACGCGCACGCCGCCGCCGTCCTGGACGCCCTGGAGGCCTGCACGCGGATCACCCGGGCGCCACGGGTGTCGCTGCTCGGGGTCCGCACGGGCGGGCTGCTGGCCGCGGCCGTGCAGGCCCACCAGGCCGCGATCGGGCTCGCCGACCGGGTCGCCGCCGTCGGCTACCTCGCGACCGTGCTGGACCAGTCCGAGGCGCTGCCCGGCTTCCGGCCGGATCCCGGCACCGTCCGGTCGGCCGCCGAGCAGGCCGCCCGGGTGGGCGTGCTCGACGGCGCCTCGGCCGTCGAGGCATGGGCGTGGCGACGCGGCCCGGAGCGGGTGCTGCCGTGGGCGGTCCCGGACGCCGAGCACGAGGGGCCCACGGAGCTGCACGGACGGGCCGCCCGGGCGATGCGGGCGTGGGCCGGTGACCTCCTGCCGTTGCCGGCGTCGCTGCACGCCGACCTGCTGGCGCTCGCCACGGCGGGCGACGACGGCATCCGCGTGCTCGGCACCCCGGTGCATCCGGCCGAGCTGCGGCGCGACGGCTACCTCGTCGCCGCGGCGGACGACCCCGTCCAGCCGTGGACCGGCGGGTTCCGCACCGCCCGGATGCTCGGTGGCTCCTGCCGCCTCGTGCTCGCCCCCGGTGACCAGGCGGGCGCGCTGGTGGCCCCGCCGCGGACGGCGACGTCGTTCCGGGCCGGTTCGTGCGGCGACGGCGACGGGGCTCCCGAGGGCTGGCTGGCCGCCGCCGAGTGGATCGAGGGCTCCTGGTGGGACGACCTGGCCGACTGGCTGGGCGACCGGTCCGGCGTCCTGCGCGACGCACCGCCCGAGCTCGGCGGACGGCGGCTGCGACCGCTGTTCCCGGCCCCGGGCACCTACCTGACCGCCGACCCCGAGGTACCGGCCCGCCCCTGA
- a CDS encoding alpha/beta fold hydrolase, with translation MATPPLPRPTGSGLEEHDVLVGGRTLRVVRRPATGPGARRTPLLLCNGIGAATDVLDPLVEALPADLDVIRFDPPGIGGSPAPRMPYHLSWLAHRIGQVLTKLDVREADVLGFSWGGMLAQQLAISRRRRVRKLVLAATGPGALMIPASPRVMAVMTSPKRHQDPSYVDAVAARIYGGSLRHHPERAAEALGAGGRRGPMRGYYYQLLALSGWTSLPLLPAITADTLIVAGDDDPIVPRGNATLLERGIRRSRVHRYPGGHLEMLLDPEPFAAEIDRFLSS, from the coding sequence ATGGCCACACCACCACTCCCCCGGCCCACCGGGTCCGGCCTCGAGGAGCACGACGTGCTCGTCGGCGGCCGCACCCTGCGGGTCGTGCGGCGCCCCGCGACCGGACCGGGTGCCCGGCGCACCCCGCTGCTGCTGTGCAACGGCATCGGCGCCGCCACCGACGTCCTCGACCCGCTGGTGGAGGCCCTGCCCGCGGACCTCGACGTGATCCGGTTCGACCCGCCGGGGATCGGCGGGTCGCCCGCGCCGCGGATGCCGTACCACCTGTCGTGGCTGGCGCACCGGATCGGGCAGGTGCTGACCAAGCTGGACGTGCGCGAGGCCGACGTCCTCGGCTTCTCCTGGGGCGGGATGCTGGCCCAGCAGCTGGCGATCAGCCGGCGCCGGCGGGTCCGCAAGCTGGTGCTGGCGGCGACCGGCCCGGGCGCGCTGATGATCCCGGCGTCGCCGCGGGTGATGGCGGTGATGACCTCGCCGAAGCGCCACCAGGACCCGTCCTACGTCGACGCCGTCGCCGCCCGGATCTACGGCGGGTCGCTGCGGCACCACCCGGAGCGCGCCGCCGAGGCACTCGGGGCCGGTGGCCGCCGGGGCCCGATGCGCGGGTACTACTACCAGCTGCTGGCACTGTCCGGGTGGACGAGCCTGCCACTGCTGCCCGCGATCACCGCGGACACGCTGATCGTCGCCGGGGACGACGACCCGATCGTCCCGCGCGGGAACGCGACCCTGCTGGAGCGCGGCATCCGGCGGTCCCGGGTGCACCGCTACCCGGGCGGGCACCTCGAGATG